The genome window GGCATTTCCGCCGCGCGCTCCGTGCCGGTGATGCCGGTGCGGGAGAGGAGATACACGTAGCCTTTGGAGCGTTCGGCCACTTTGCGAAGCAGTTCGGGCGCTGCGCTGGGGGGCGCAATGGCAACGAGGGAGACGCCCTGACGGGCGGCGGCTTCATCCCATTCCGGTTCGCGCTCGCGCATTGAGATGGGCACATCCGGAATGAGCACCGCGTCGGCCCCGGCAGAATGAACGGCCTTGAAGAAATTCCCGATTCCCGGCGCGGTCACGAGATTCACGTAGAGCATGAGGCTGATGGGGAGGTCCGGGTGCGCCTCGCGAACGCTCTTGACGATCGCAAGGCACTTTTCAGTTGTGGATCCGGCTTCGAGCGCCCGTCCTGCGGAAGCTTCGATCACTGGGCCGTCTGCGCAGGGGTCGGAAAAGGGAATGCCGAGTTCGAGCGCATCGGCGCCGCCTTCAATCAGCGCTTCAACGACCTTCCTCGAGGTGTCGGGATCCGGGTCGCAGAGGTTGACGAAGGGAACGAAGGCGCCTTCGCGGCGGGCGCGGAGGCCTTCGAAGAGTTTTTGAAAACGATTGGGCTCAGTCATTTTTGGTAGAGGGCAGCAGTTGAATGTTGGGTTCCTGAGGGGCGCTTTATTTCAGAAGCGCCTCGGCGGCATCGGGCGAAAGCTTCCCGTTCATGAAGAGGCCTTCCTCTTCGAGCCGGGCGCTCACCTGGAAGATGTCCTTGTCGCCGCGTCCGGAGAGATTCACGATGAGCTTTTGCTCTTTATCGGGATTCTCGCGGGCGAGCTTCAATGCAAAGGCAAGCGCATGCGCACTCTCGAGCGCCGGGATGATGCCTTCGCGGCGCGAGAGTTCAATGAATGCGGAGAGCGCTTCGCGGTCGGTGGCGCTCACGTACTTCGCGCGCCCCGTTTCCATGAGGTAGGCGTGTTCCGGGCCCACCGAAGGGAAGTCGAGACCGGCGGAAATGGAGAAGGATTCTTCAATCTGACCTTCGGGCGTCTGCATGTTGTAGGAGCGGGCGCCGAAGAAGATGCCGGGGGTGCCCTTTTCGAGCGTCGCGCCGTGATAGGCCGTGTCGAGCCCGCGGCCCGCGGGTTCGACGCCGAAGAGCTTCACGTCCCTGAAGGGCACGAAGTCCGTGAAGATTCCGATCGCGTTCGATCCGCCTCCGACGCAGGCGATGACGGCGTCGGGAAGGCCGCCCTCAAATTCCGCAAACTGCCTGCGCGCTTCTTCGCCGATGACCTTCTGGAATTCGCGCACGATGGTGGGGAAGGGATGCGGACCCGCAGCGGTGCCGAGCATGTAGTGCGTGTCGCGGAAGCTCCCGGCCCAGTCGCGAAGCGCCGCGTTGCAGGCTTCCTTGAGCGTTCCCCGGCCCGCCGTCACGGGGACGACCTCTGCGCCCATGAGTTCCATGCGAAAGACATTGGGCTTCTGCCGCTCGACGTCCTTGGCGCCCATGTAGACGCGGCACTGGAAGCCGAGGAGCGCGCAAGCGAGGGCCGTCGCCACGCCGTGCTGCCCCGCGCCCGTTTCAGCGATGATGCGGGCCTTTCCCATCCGTCGGGCGAGGAGCGCCTGGCCGAGCACCTGGTTGGTCTTGTGAGCGCCCCCGTGCATGAGATCCTCGCGCTTGAGGTAGATCGTCGTCTTTGTTCCCCGGGTGAGATTTCTGCAGCGCGTCAGGGGCGTCGGGCGTCCGCCGTAGTTGACAAGGAGATCAGCGAGCTCGCGCTGAAAGGCGGGATCCTTCTCAGCATCGATGAAGGCGTCTTCGAGCTGGTCAAGAGCCGGAATCAGGACTTCCGGGACGAACTGGCCGCCGAAACGGCCGAAATAGGGGTTGAGCTTCATGGCGAAATCCGTTTGAAAAGAGTTTTGTGGTGCGTTTGGCGTGCTTTACCTGCTGATGCCCCGGATGGCGCCGAAAGCCTCGCGAAGCTTCTCCGGGGACTTGATGCCGGGCGCGTCCTCAACCCCGGAATTGAAGTCGAGGCCGAAGAAGTTCTCTCCGAAAGCGTGCGCGGCGGCCGCTGCGTTGGCCTGGGAGAGGCCGCCCGCAATCACGATTCGGGGAATCGTCCGGAAAAAACGGAGGAGCGAAAAATCAAAGGCCCTTCCGGTGCCGCCGGTCCGACCGAGCCGGGCGCTGTCGAGCACCGCCCGGTCGATGGTTTTGTCTTCAATCAGTTTCTGAATGCGTCGAGCGAGCTCCTCGAGCGCGTCGGCCGAGAGCCCCTCGGGAGTCACGGCAGGGGCAAGCCGAAGCGCCGGAAAATCCGCGTGAAGGCGCTTGAGCGTTTCGTCCGAGAGGTCGCCGTGAATCTGAAGGACATCGGGCTTCAGGGCCGATGCGATGGCGGGAACCTCGTCCAACTGAGCGGCATCGATGACGGCCGCGATTTCAGCAGAAAGCCCGATCGCTCCCGCGCCCCGGCGGATCTCCTCGATAAGCCCGCGGGCGTCTTCAAGCGTCACCCTGCGCTTCGAGCGCGGGGCAAGAATGATGCCGATCGCTACGGCGCCTGCCTTGAGGGCATTCATGGCGTCGCCGGCACGGGTGATGCCGCAGCACTTTGAGTGCCCGTAAAGGAGCTCGCGGACGCCGGTCGAGAGGTCGCGGGCGACTGAAAGCGCCGAACCGCAGAGGAAGGCCCTGATGGCAGGCGACTTCGCGCGCGCTTCGAGAATGTCGGCGGCATTCCGGTAGCCCGATTCCGCAACGATGACGGGATGGCCTGAAAGTTCATTCGCAATGGCCGGGGCCCTCGCGAGGTCGACCTCGAGCGTGCGGAGATTGCGGTTGTTGATGCCGATCACGCGGGCGCCGAGCTCGACGGCATGCCGGGCTTCTTCCGGGGTGGAGGCTTCGGTGAGGATTTCGAGACCGAGCGCACGGGCGTAGTCCGCGAGAAGCCGATAGCCCTCGTCCGAGAGGACGGAGAGCATAAGAAGAACGGCATCGGCGCCGGAGCGGAAGGCGGCGAGGATCTGCTCCCGGCTCACGATGAAGTCCTTCGCGAGAAGGGGCTTCTCCGTGAGGAGACGAAGCGCGGCGAGGCGCTCGAAGGAGCCTCCGAAGAACTGCGGCTCCGTCAGAACGGAAACGGCATCGGCATAGCGGCCGTAAACCCTCGCGTAGTCGGTGAGGTCCACCTCTTCCCGCATGAGGCCCTTCGAGGGAGAGGCGGCCTTCACTTCGAGAATCATGCGGCTTCCCCCGGAACGGAGCTGAGCTTCAAAGCACCCGGTGCGGGACTCTGCGAGGCCGGCCCTGAGGAAGAGCGCCGCGCGCTCCTCTCTTCCCTTTGCTTCTTCGAGAGCGCAGACGGCCGGGAGCTTCTGCGCGCGTTCAGAGGCCGCCGAGACGATCGGCGCGAGAACGGTGCCGTCGATTTTTTCGGGATCGATGAACGAGTTCATGCGGGCAGCCTCGGCGACGAGACCCGGGAGCGGACGGGAAAAGCGTGCCGGATTCATCATGCGGCCTTTCGGGCGGCAGCTTCGCCCATCGCCTTGCGGTGGGCTTCGGCAAAAGCCTGGTGGGCTTCCAGGGTCTTCAGGCCGCAGCCGAGCGCAATCCCGTGGCGCGCCATGGCGAGCGCTTCGGGAAGCGTTTTCGCGCGGTGGCCGAGCAGAAGAAGAAGCGAAAGGTTGGCGGCAATGAAGTCCTTCTGCGCCCGGGTGCCGCGTCCCGACAGGAGCGCGAGCGTGATTTCGGCGTTGTCGGCAGGGTCTCCGCCCTGAAGGTCCTCGAGCGCGTGGGGCTCCACAATGCCGAAATCCTGCGGAGTGAAGCGGCGGCGGATGAGTTCGCCCGATTCGGTGAGTTCAACCGCATCCGTATCGGCGTGGACGGCGACTTCATCGAGGCCGCCTCCGTGAACCACGAAGGCTCGCTTTATGCCGAGCTCGCGAAGCGTCGCGGCAACCGTTTCAAGGAGCGCCGGATCGTAGACGCCGATCAGGGCGTAGTCCGGACGCGCCGGGTTCGTGAGGGGCCCGAGAATATTGAAGATCGTGCGGGTGCGAAGGCTCGCGCGCACGGGACCCGCGAAGCGCATCGCCGGATGGTAGAGCTGAGCGAAGCAGAAGCAGAAGCCCGTGCGGGTGAGAAGTTCGCTGCTTTCCTCCGGTGTCGGGCGGATATCGACGCCGAGCGCATTCAGAAGGTCGGAAGCGCCGCTTTTTGAAGAGACGCCGCGGTTGCCGTGCTTGGCAATGTGAAGACCCATGCCGGCCGCAATGAGGGCCGTCGTTGTGGAAACATTGATGGTCTGCGCGCCGTCGCCGCCGGTGCCGACAATCTC of Sutterella faecalis contains these proteins:
- the trpA gene encoding tryptophan synthase subunit alpha; this translates as MTEPNRFQKLFEGLRARREGAFVPFVNLCDPDPDTSRKVVEALIEGGADALELGIPFSDPCADGPVIEASAGRALEAGSTTEKCLAIVKSVREAHPDLPISLMLYVNLVTAPGIGNFFKAVHSAGADAVLIPDVPISMREREPEWDEAAARQGVSLVAIAPPSAAPELLRKVAERSKGYVYLLSRTGITGTERAAEMPQLSEVEALRKAHAAPLLLGFGISRPEHVKAALQSGADGAIAGSAVTKIIAENLGDHAKMLASLRAFVKEMKAATRLS
- the trpB gene encoding tryptophan synthase subunit beta — protein: MKLNPYFGRFGGQFVPEVLIPALDQLEDAFIDAEKDPAFQRELADLLVNYGGRPTPLTRCRNLTRGTKTTIYLKREDLMHGGAHKTNQVLGQALLARRMGKARIIAETGAGQHGVATALACALLGFQCRVYMGAKDVERQKPNVFRMELMGAEVVPVTAGRGTLKEACNAALRDWAGSFRDTHYMLGTAAGPHPFPTIVREFQKVIGEEARRQFAEFEGGLPDAVIACVGGGSNAIGIFTDFVPFRDVKLFGVEPAGRGLDTAYHGATLEKGTPGIFFGARSYNMQTPEGQIEESFSISAGLDFPSVGPEHAYLMETGRAKYVSATDREALSAFIELSRREGIIPALESAHALAFALKLARENPDKEQKLIVNLSGRGDKDIFQVSARLEEEGLFMNGKLSPDAAEALLK
- the trpCF gene encoding bifunctional indole-3-glycerol-phosphate synthase TrpC/phosphoribosylanthranilate isomerase TrpF; protein product: MMNPARFSRPLPGLVAEAARMNSFIDPEKIDGTVLAPIVSAASERAQKLPAVCALEEAKGREERAALFLRAGLAESRTGCFEAQLRSGGSRMILEVKAASPSKGLMREEVDLTDYARVYGRYADAVSVLTEPQFFGGSFERLAALRLLTEKPLLAKDFIVSREQILAAFRSGADAVLLMLSVLSDEGYRLLADYARALGLEILTEASTPEEARHAVELGARVIGINNRNLRTLEVDLARAPAIANELSGHPVIVAESGYRNAADILEARAKSPAIRAFLCGSALSVARDLSTGVRELLYGHSKCCGITRAGDAMNALKAGAVAIGIILAPRSKRRVTLEDARGLIEEIRRGAGAIGLSAEIAAVIDAAQLDEVPAIASALKPDVLQIHGDLSDETLKRLHADFPALRLAPAVTPEGLSADALEELARRIQKLIEDKTIDRAVLDSARLGRTGGTGRAFDFSLLRFFRTIPRIVIAGGLSQANAAAAAHAFGENFFGLDFNSGVEDAPGIKSPEKLREAFGAIRGISR
- the trpD gene encoding anthranilate phosphoribosyltransferase, with product MQSYFETLAARRNLSRDDARRLFAQIFEGKLDAAQLAACLTALKMKGETPEEIEGAANAMVNAATRFPRPRGFEIGEIVGTGGDGAQTINVSTTTALIAAGMGLHIAKHGNRGVSSKSGASDLLNALGVDIRPTPEESSELLTRTGFCFCFAQLYHPAMRFAGPVRASLRTRTIFNILGPLTNPARPDYALIGVYDPALLETVAATLRELGIKRAFVVHGGGLDEVAVHADTDAVELTESGELIRRRFTPQDFGIVEPHALEDLQGGDPADNAEITLALLSGRGTRAQKDFIAANLSLLLLLGHRAKTLPEALAMARHGIALGCGLKTLEAHQAFAEAHRKAMGEAAARKAA